A single Bifidobacterium scardovii JCM 12489 = DSM 13734 DNA region contains:
- a CDS encoding serpin family protein, which translates to MVMTLMEQSRLHRRRRRRTALIAAAAVVTLVLAVGGGIWWTAGDGSALVHNMFKPKATPATQPIIDNTSAFAYRTAPEFLAMEAGDRGTGNVNYSPASMWMALAIAAQGADGTTRSQLDELLGSGSLADSDYQSLLSSINGRYSGAKSEMSAANSLWIDDGYSLAGDYRSTVKKMFDAEVDTLPFGNRAAAKMSDWIAKHTNGSLKPKITLRDREVLSIINTVYADGRWKDPFKEQATSDGTFHGEAGDTQVPMMHRTFSQMAYGHDEFSTWQRVEIPFDNGGNLAIVLPAEGHFDELAGDAKKLGWAFGTCSAASLGEGARGCAADSPSGWGVSVDSATVNVSLPRFTINSTFDPETTIKAFEKLGATDAFSSDTADFAKMVDAGSRGENLFIGSILQGTRIEVNEAGAKAMSFTKAGADSTGAPVDNVEFTVDRPFLYSYATPDGVPLFIGAVRNLAGSAPE; encoded by the coding sequence ATGGTCATGACTCTTATGGAACAGTCCCGCCTGCACCGGCGGCGCAGGCGCCGCACCGCCCTGATCGCCGCTGCTGCCGTCGTGACGCTTGTCCTCGCCGTCGGCGGAGGTATCTGGTGGACCGCCGGCGACGGCAGCGCACTGGTTCACAATATGTTCAAGCCGAAGGCCACGCCTGCCACGCAGCCGATAATCGACAATACCTCAGCGTTTGCCTACCGCACCGCACCGGAATTCCTGGCGATGGAAGCCGGCGACCGAGGCACCGGCAATGTGAACTACTCCCCTGCTTCGATGTGGATGGCGTTGGCCATCGCCGCGCAGGGGGCCGATGGCACGACCCGCTCGCAGCTGGATGAGCTGCTGGGCTCCGGTTCGCTTGCCGATAGCGACTACCAATCGCTGCTGAGTTCGATCAACGGGCGATATTCGGGAGCGAAATCCGAGATGAGCGCCGCGAACTCGCTGTGGATCGATGACGGCTACTCCCTTGCCGGCGATTACCGATCCACCGTCAAGAAGATGTTCGATGCCGAAGTCGACACGCTGCCGTTCGGTAATCGGGCCGCCGCCAAGATGTCCGATTGGATCGCCAAGCATACGAACGGTTCGCTCAAGCCGAAGATCACGCTGCGGGACCGCGAGGTACTGTCCATCATCAACACCGTCTATGCGGATGGACGCTGGAAGGACCCGTTCAAGGAACAGGCCACCAGCGATGGCACTTTCCATGGCGAAGCCGGAGACACCCAGGTGCCGATGATGCACCGGACCTTCAGCCAGATGGCATACGGGCATGACGAGTTCAGCACCTGGCAGCGGGTGGAGATTCCGTTCGACAACGGCGGCAATCTGGCCATCGTGCTGCCGGCTGAAGGCCATTTCGACGAGTTGGCCGGCGATGCCAAGAAACTCGGTTGGGCGTTCGGCACATGTTCGGCAGCATCCCTTGGCGAGGGCGCAAGAGGTTGTGCCGCGGACAGCCCGTCCGGCTGGGGAGTCTCCGTAGACTCGGCCACGGTGAACGTCTCGCTGCCGAGATTCACCATCAACAGCACGTTCGATCCTGAGACCACCATCAAGGCGTTCGAGAAACTGGGAGCGACCGATGCATTCAGCTCAGACACCGCCGACTTCGCCAAGATGGTCGATGCCGGTTCACGCGGTGAGAACCTGTTCATCGGATCGATCCTGCAGGGCACGCGCATCGAGGTGAACGAAGCGGGGGCCAAGGCCATGTCCTTCACCAAGGCCGGCGCGGACTCCACTGGCGCGCCGGTGGACAACGTCGAGTTCACGGTGGATCGCCCATTCCTGTATTCGTACGCCACCCCGGACGGCGTGCCGCTGTTCATCGGGGCGGTGCGCAATCTCGCCGGGAGCGCGCCGGAGTAG
- a CDS encoding LacI family DNA-binding transcriptional regulator, with amino-acid sequence MTTMKEIAEQTGVSVSTVSLVLNNRDAGRVKPRIAARVRETAQRLGYTSNPLARSLRTGKTRILGFISEEIATTPYAGGIILGAQDAASALGYMLLTVNTDGATNEDDEIATLKRYGVDGFMYAKMSNRYADVPDSLGDYPLVLVDATDRAGQFPSIEPDEFRIAYDATARLIGAGCERIAYVGCSEPMIAQDGRLEGYRRALEDAGRDYDDRLVANVLNNGPALRDVSDLFDRACPDGFFCFNDARAWYVYECAARRGLTIGKDVSVVGVDNHRVFAETFYPQLTTVELPHYEMGYWATCKLVSMIEQRDLHDLALPRTTAPLPPLDAPIPAKIHCTLIEKESVRG; translated from the coding sequence ATGACCACGATGAAGGAGATCGCAGAGCAGACGGGGGTGTCGGTGTCCACCGTCTCCCTGGTGCTGAACAACCGTGACGCCGGCCGGGTCAAGCCCCGGATCGCGGCGAGGGTGCGCGAGACCGCCCAACGGCTGGGCTACACGTCGAATCCGCTGGCCCGGTCCCTGCGCACCGGCAAGACGCGCATCCTCGGCTTCATCAGCGAGGAGATCGCCACCACGCCGTACGCCGGCGGCATCATCCTCGGCGCGCAGGACGCGGCCAGCGCCCTCGGGTACATGCTGCTGACCGTCAACACCGACGGCGCGACCAACGAGGACGACGAGATCGCCACGCTCAAGCGGTACGGCGTGGACGGCTTCATGTACGCGAAGATGTCGAACCGGTACGCCGACGTGCCGGACAGCCTCGGGGACTATCCGCTCGTCCTGGTCGACGCCACCGACCGCGCCGGGCAGTTCCCCAGCATCGAGCCCGACGAGTTCCGCATCGCGTACGACGCGACGGCGCGGCTGATCGGCGCGGGCTGCGAGCGCATCGCGTACGTCGGGTGCTCGGAGCCGATGATCGCCCAGGACGGGCGGCTCGAGGGGTACCGCCGCGCCCTTGAGGATGCGGGGCGGGACTACGACGATCGGCTCGTCGCCAACGTGCTCAACAACGGCCCGGCCCTGCGGGACGTGAGCGACCTGTTCGACCGGGCCTGCCCCGACGGATTCTTCTGCTTCAACGACGCGCGCGCGTGGTACGTGTACGAATGCGCGGCGCGGCGCGGCCTGACCATCGGCAAGGACGTGTCGGTGGTCGGCGTCGACAACCACCGCGTGTTCGCGGAGACCTTCTACCCGCAGCTGACCACCGTGGAGCTGCCGCATTACGAGATGGGCTACTGGGCGACGTGCAAGCTCGTGTCGATGATCGAGCAGCGCGACCTGCACGATCTGGCGCTGCCGCGCACCACCGCGCCCCTGCCGCCGCTGGACGCCCCGATCCCAGCGAAGATCCACTGCACGCTCATCGAAAAGGAATCCGTGCGCGGCTGA